In the Flavobacterium sp. J372 genome, one interval contains:
- a CDS encoding HPF/RaiA family ribosome-associated protein, whose amino-acid sequence MLIEINTDNHIEGKERMKTYFEGVLEEAFRRYDERITRLEVQLGDENSGEKKGTDDKRCMLEARLSGLAPVAVVNHSDTIEKAVSGAIKKLKNALEHSLGKVQQH is encoded by the coding sequence ATGCTGATAGAAATCAATACTGACAATCACATTGAAGGTAAAGAGCGTATGAAGACCTACTTTGAAGGAGTGCTTGAAGAAGCTTTCAGGAGATATGATGAAAGGATAACACGCCTTGAGGTACAGCTGGGCGATGAAAACAGCGGTGAAAAAAAAGGAACTGACGATAAGCGCTGCATGCTTGAGGCAAGGCTAAGCGGACTGGCTCCTGTAGCGGTTGTTAACCACAGTGATACGATTGAAAAAGCTGTTTCCGGCGCAATCAAAAAATTGAAAAATGCCTTGGAGCATTCACTTGGCAAAGTCCAGCAACATTAA
- the pyrH gene encoding UMP kinase — MKYKRILLKLSGEALMGDRQYGIDPKRLAEYAAEIREIHKSGVQIAIVIGGGNIFRGVAGASNGMDRVQGDYMGMLATVINGMALQGALEDAGMQTRLQTALKIEAIAEPYIKRRAVRHLEKGRIVIFGAGTGNPYFTTDTAAVLRGVEVNADVILKGTRVDGIYTADPEKDPTATKYDNLTFEDVLAKGLNVMDTTAFTLSQENELPIIVFDMNKAGNLLKVCSGEPVGTTVNV, encoded by the coding sequence ATGAAATATAAGAGAATCCTTTTAAAACTGAGCGGTGAGGCCTTAATGGGCGACAGGCAGTATGGCATTGACCCGAAACGCCTGGCAGAATATGCAGCCGAAATCAGGGAAATACACAAAAGCGGCGTACAGATAGCCATAGTGATAGGCGGAGGCAATATTTTCAGGGGTGTGGCCGGCGCCAGTAACGGTATGGACCGTGTGCAGGGCGACTATATGGGCATGCTTGCCACTGTTATAAACGGCATGGCTTTACAAGGTGCGCTTGAAGATGCAGGAATGCAGACAAGATTACAAACAGCCCTTAAAATTGAAGCTATTGCCGAGCCTTATATAAAACGCCGTGCGGTGCGCCACCTTGAAAAAGGGCGTATTGTGATATTCGGTGCAGGTACGGGTAACCCTTACTTTACGACAGACACTGCTGCGGTTTTGCGCGGTGTGGAAGTGAATGCAGATGTTATACTCAAGGGTACACGCGTTGATGGTATTTATACTGCAGACCCTGAAAAAGACCCTACAGCAACAAAATATGATAATCTTACGTTTGAAGATGTACTGGCAAAAGGCCTTAATGTAATGGATACTACAGCCTTCACGCTAAGCCAGGAAAATGAACTGCCAATCATAGTATTTGATATGAACAAGGCAGGCAATTTGCTGAAAGTATGCAGCGGCGAGCCGGTAGGCACTACAGTAAATGTTTAA
- a CDS encoding thioredoxin family protein: MSTIIAESIKEKFSYKEYREYMSALLKQGLSTGHTQNEDLMHYSTLNEVRMNRLDKTIVLLGEAEEALKNLKKEYTLLVISEGWCGDAAQILPVMNKITEATPKLEMEIVLRDDNPQLMDEYLTNGARSIPKLILIEKETNTVRGSWGPRPHGALQLVLDYKEKHGVFDMDAKTALQKWYLEDKGLSTVEEIVLLLKTADSL; encoded by the coding sequence ATGAGTACGATTATTGCAGAATCTATAAAAGAGAAGTTTAGTTATAAAGAATACCGCGAATATATGTCGGCTTTGCTGAAACAGGGGCTTTCAACCGGGCATACCCAAAATGAAGACCTGATGCATTACAGCACGCTGAATGAAGTACGCATGAACAGGCTCGACAAGACTATTGTACTTCTTGGCGAAGCAGAAGAAGCACTGAAAAACCTGAAGAAGGAATATACTTTGCTAGTAATTTCTGAAGGATGGTGTGGAGATGCTGCCCAGATTCTCCCGGTTATGAATAAGATTACCGAGGCAACTCCTAAACTTGAAATGGAAATTGTACTACGAGATGATAACCCGCAGCTGATGGATGAATACCTTACCAACGGCGCACGTTCTATCCCGAAGCTTATCCTGATTGAAAAGGAAACAAATACAGTGCGGGGCAGTTGGGGCCCTAGGCCTCATGGCGCATTACAGCTTGTGCTGGATTATAAAGAAAAGCACGGAGTATTTGACATGGACGCCAAAACGGCGCTGCAAAAATGGTATCTTGAAGATAAAGGGTTGAGCACAGTTGAAGAGATTGTATTGCTGCTAAAGACAGCGGATAGCCTATAA
- a CDS encoding YiiX/YebB-like N1pC/P60 family cysteine hydrolase gives MNKWFLIFFLPFWSFAQNISQKDLKDGDLIFQDMDCGPLCDAIEAVTEGYEGNDFSHMGMVYYRNDTLYIIEAAGKAVRLNTYEKFATNTRKPMYVGRLKNQYKKLIPQAIAFSIKQLGVPYDDEYVYDNGAYYCSELLYDAFMFANGGKPFFKLYPMTYKQPGTNKFFPAWVDYYTAIGKEIPEGKPGCNPGGMSTSDKIIIIGKIQ, from the coding sequence ATGAATAAATGGTTTTTAATATTCTTTCTGCCCTTTTGGTCTTTCGCCCAAAACATCAGCCAGAAAGATTTAAAAGATGGCGACCTTATATTTCAGGACATGGACTGCGGCCCGCTTTGTGATGCCATAGAGGCTGTGACTGAAGGTTATGAAGGCAATGACTTCAGCCATATGGGTATGGTGTACTACAGGAACGACACGCTCTACATTATTGAGGCAGCAGGAAAAGCAGTACGGCTGAATACTTATGAAAAGTTCGCTACCAACACCAGGAAGCCCATGTATGTAGGCAGGTTGAAAAACCAGTATAAAAAGCTTATTCCTCAAGCCATAGCTTTTTCAATAAAACAGCTTGGTGTACCGTACGATGATGAATATGTTTATGACAACGGCGCATACTATTGCTCTGAATTACTGTATGATGCGTTCATGTTTGCCAATGGCGGCAAGCCTTTCTTTAAGCTTTATCCAATGACCTACAAACAACCCGGCACAAATAAGTTTTTCCCGGCGTGGGTTGATTACTACACAGCCATCGGTAAAGAAATCCCTGAAGGAAAGCCCGGCTGTAACCCGGGTGGGATGTCAACAAGTGATAAGATTATAATTATAGGAAAAATTCAGTAA
- a CDS encoding DUF5686 and carboxypeptidase regulatory-like domain-containing protein codes for MRFFAILLLFIGFICTAQQPVTGVVRVAANRVPLAFATVTSENGGSVTTDIDGRFVIENPGNSTYFVISYTGFETKRVTIVEGKRHYAVELAENAQQLTEVVVGGESPARIIMREAIRRKPQNDPQQKLSSFKYNLYERLIVTAHPDSISDKLDSLYIYEKAGRRFEKIDSSDFKFKRLIEKRHLYQMEKVSEFAFNREQGLKENVQGTRMAGFKKPVYEIISLKLQSYSVYDRIDLVETRYRGPMEDDALSNFTYKILDTVAVKGRNTYMIYFEPRREKKKKRLEGVLYIDMETYGVAQATFRTRNIMDITSSHYFTYEKDLGIWFPENKSLKIVKGNNKEDIKILGETIKFDAEEATNPNRPKEASDFVYIQSDSRNFDKQFNVPVTIKHSAVAVEITDEATSQPDVFWNRYRDTLDIRTAKTYASLDSIVASENWEQRIILGRRILNGYFPLGPVDIDLRSILRYNLREGIRVGIGGITNSKFSEIFRLNGYIGYGTQDGKFKYSTGGAVRLDEFTGSWIGISYTDDLQEIASIAFATEPKRFKILDSRPLNISTFYNFQTWDAYIDSQILAKAQTRLQLSHSHIEPLFEYEFSPGNGQTYRQFNLTTALVAIQWNPFSQYMQTPTGRIETEKRFPKFTFQYTHSIRGLFDGDFTFGKVDFRTEYEKKYLNGQKTSFLAQAGMAVGDTPLTHLYSLRPNSRDKETIGGRLRFAGKNSFETMYFNEFFSSQYVIFQAKHGWRKFPIYGKIKLAPVLVTRFAWGNMENPGQHTGLPYKTLEKGYYESGFELNEIYKFIGFTAFYRYGPYHLPQFTKNIAVKVSININLF; via the coding sequence ATGAGATTTTTCGCCATCTTATTATTATTTATTGGTTTTATATGTACGGCGCAGCAACCTGTTACGGGAGTTGTGCGTGTGGCCGCCAACCGTGTACCACTGGCATTTGCTACTGTTACATCTGAAAACGGAGGCTCTGTAACAACTGATATTGACGGACGTTTCGTTATTGAAAATCCCGGCAATTCTACCTATTTCGTTATATCATACACAGGCTTTGAAACTAAGCGCGTAACAATAGTTGAAGGCAAGCGGCATTATGCTGTTGAACTTGCAGAAAATGCCCAGCAGCTTACAGAAGTTGTTGTAGGCGGTGAAAGCCCTGCACGTATCATAATGCGCGAAGCCATAAGGCGAAAACCCCAAAATGACCCTCAGCAAAAGCTTTCCAGCTTTAAATATAACTTGTATGAGCGCCTAATTGTAACAGCACACCCGGATTCTATTTCTGATAAGCTTGATTCATTGTATATTTATGAAAAGGCCGGCCGCAGATTTGAGAAGATAGATTCGTCTGATTTTAAATTCAAACGCCTTATTGAAAAGCGGCACCTGTACCAGATGGAGAAGGTTTCTGAGTTTGCTTTTAATAGAGAACAAGGCTTAAAAGAAAACGTACAGGGCACACGCATGGCCGGGTTTAAGAAGCCTGTGTATGAAATTATTTCACTAAAGCTGCAGTCTTATTCGGTTTATGACAGGATTGACCTTGTAGAGACCCGATACCGGGGGCCAATGGAAGATGATGCGCTTTCAAACTTTACATACAAGATACTTGATACCGTTGCTGTAAAAGGCCGCAACACCTACATGATTTACTTTGAGCCTCGCCGCGAAAAGAAAAAGAAACGGCTTGAAGGTGTTTTATATATTGATATGGAGACCTATGGCGTGGCACAGGCAACCTTCCGAACAAGAAATATAATGGATATTACTTCCAGCCATTATTTTACTTATGAAAAGGATTTAGGCATATGGTTTCCTGAAAATAAATCACTTAAAATTGTGAAGGGCAACAATAAAGAAGATATAAAGATACTGGGAGAGACCATAAAATTTGATGCTGAAGAGGCCACCAACCCCAACCGCCCAAAAGAAGCGTCAGACTTTGTATATATACAGTCTGACTCGCGAAATTTCGACAAGCAGTTTAATGTCCCTGTAACGATTAAGCATTCAGCAGTTGCCGTAGAAATTACCGATGAAGCGACTTCACAACCCGATGTTTTCTGGAACCGCTATCGTGATACGCTTGATATACGTACAGCCAAAACCTATGCCTCGCTGGATAGTATTGTTGCCAGTGAAAACTGGGAGCAGCGAATAATCCTTGGCCGCCGCATATTAAACGGATACTTTCCGCTGGGCCCTGTTGATATAGATCTTCGCTCAATATTAAGGTATAATCTTCGTGAAGGTATACGTGTTGGTATCGGAGGGATTACCAATAGTAAATTTTCAGAAATATTCAGGTTAAACGGCTATATAGGCTATGGCACGCAAGATGGCAAATTCAAATATAGCACAGGTGGCGCTGTTCGCCTTGATGAATTTACTGGTTCATGGATAGGCATCTCTTACACTGATGATTTACAGGAAATAGCTAGCATTGCTTTTGCAACTGAACCAAAACGCTTCAAAATACTGGATTCCCGCCCGCTTAACATATCAACCTTCTATAATTTTCAGACTTGGGATGCATACATTGATTCACAAATTCTTGCTAAAGCGCAAACACGGCTGCAGTTATCACATAGCCATATAGAACCGCTTTTTGAATATGAATTTAGCCCGGGCAATGGCCAAACCTACCGCCAGTTTAACCTCACAACAGCATTGGTTGCTATACAATGGAATCCGTTCAGCCAATATATGCAAACCCCGACCGGGCGTATTGAGACTGAAAAGCGTTTTCCAAAATTCACCTTCCAATACACCCATTCCATACGCGGATTGTTTGATGGTGATTTTACCTTTGGCAAGGTGGACTTCAGGACTGAATATGAGAAGAAGTACCTTAACGGGCAAAAAACATCATTTCTCGCACAGGCAGGAATGGCTGTTGGAGACACACCTCTTACCCATTTATACAGTTTACGCCCTAACAGCCGAGATAAAGAAACCATTGGTGGCAGGCTGCGCTTTGCAGGTAAAAACAGTTTTGAAACCATGTATTTCAATGAGTTCTTCTCGAGCCAGTATGTTATCTTCCAGGCTAAGCACGGCTGGAGGAAATTCCCAATATATGGCAAAATAAAGCTGGCTCCGGTACTTGTAACCCGCTTTGCCTGGGGCAATATGGAAAACCCGGGACAGCATACAGGCCTGCCTTATAAAACTCTTGAAAAAGGATATTATGAGAGCGGTTTTGAACTTAACGAAATTTATAAATTTATTGGATTTACAGCGTTTTATCGTTACGGGCCTTACCACCTACCGCAATTCACTAAAAACATTGCTGTAAAAGTTTCTATTAATATCAATCTTTTCTGA
- a CDS encoding patatin-like phospholipase family protein, with amino-acid sequence MKFDGNTIGLIFSGGGSKGIAHAGVLKFFDEIGIMPSHIAGTSSGAIVSALYAVGKSPEEILDFFKSIYFFHWRHFTFRKAGFIDAEAFKPYFNSAFYDITLGELPFKMHLTATDLVSGKLKIFGQDTKVTDAVLASSAFPGVISPYTIDGKIYSDGGIINHFPTDILQGRCDRLIGIYVSPVQKIQSKDLSTIKSVTARAYDLLSANSNMQKFTLCDWVISPEDLALYSTFETNKAKMDEIFNIGYEAAKKSYEDLIV; translated from the coding sequence ATGAAATTTGACGGTAACACTATCGGCCTCATATTTTCCGGGGGCGGTTCTAAAGGCATAGCCCATGCCGGCGTACTGAAGTTTTTTGATGAAATCGGGATAATGCCGTCGCATATTGCAGGCACAAGTTCAGGCGCAATTGTTTCGGCGCTGTACGCTGTCGGCAAATCACCTGAGGAAATACTGGACTTCTTTAAATCTATCTACTTTTTCCACTGGAGGCACTTTACTTTCCGTAAAGCGGGTTTTATTGATGCCGAGGCTTTCAAGCCCTATTTCAATTCGGCGTTTTATGATATTACGCTTGGCGAACTCCCTTTTAAAATGCACCTTACAGCGACCGACTTGGTTTCGGGCAAGTTGAAAATATTCGGGCAGGACACCAAAGTTACCGATGCTGTCCTGGCGTCTTCTGCATTCCCCGGTGTTATCTCTCCATATACGATAGATGGCAAAATTTATAGTGACGGCGGTATCATCAACCATTTCCCTACCGATATCTTACAGGGGCGTTGCGACAGGCTTATAGGCATTTATGTAAGCCCTGTCCAGAAAATTCAGTCTAAAGACCTTAGCACGATAAAGTCTGTCACCGCACGGGCGTATGATTTGCTTTCGGCCAACAGCAACATGCAAAAATTTACGCTTTGTGACTGGGTAATAAGTCCCGAAGACCTGGCGCTTTACAGCACTTTTGAGACAAATAAAGCCAAGATGGACGAGATTTTCAACATAGGGTATGAAGCAGCAAAAAAGTCTTACGAAGACCTGATTGTATAG
- the frr gene encoding ribosome recycling factor, translated as MMEEIDFILDSTEESMNGSLAHLEKEFLNIRAGKASPAMLGGVKVDYYGAATPLSQVANINTPDARTITVQPWEKSMLQPIEKAIIIANIGFNPMNNGENIIINVPALTEERRRDLVKQAKSEAEDAKIGVRNARKDANTEIKKLEKDGLSEDVCKGAEESVQELTNKFIKKIDDLLAVKEAEIMKV; from the coding sequence ATCATGGAAGAAATAGATTTTATTTTAGATAGTACAGAAGAGTCAATGAACGGGTCTTTGGCCCACCTTGAAAAAGAATTCCTTAATATACGTGCCGGCAAGGCCAGCCCTGCCATGTTGGGTGGTGTAAAAGTAGACTATTACGGCGCGGCAACCCCGCTTTCGCAGGTGGCCAACATCAATACACCTGATGCACGTACAATTACGGTCCAGCCTTGGGAAAAAAGCATGCTGCAGCCTATAGAGAAAGCTATCATCATAGCTAACATTGGCTTTAACCCGATGAACAACGGTGAAAATATTATAATTAATGTACCTGCGCTTACTGAAGAACGCCGCCGTGACCTTGTAAAACAGGCAAAATCTGAAGCTGAAGATGCGAAGATTGGTGTACGCAATGCACGCAAGGATGCAAATACTGAAATTAAGAAGCTTGAAAAAGACGGCCTGAGTGAAGACGTTTGCAAGGGTGCTGAAGAAAGCGTACAGGAACTCACTAATAAGTTTATAAAAAAAATAGATGACCTGCTGGCTGTGAAGGAGGCAGAAATCATGAAAGTTTAA